The DNA region CGCGCCGCGGACGGGGGCGGATGTGGcggagcgcgaggaggagcgCGCGCGTCTTCCCCGTGGCGGCGCCCCCGTAGAGGAGCAAAGggagcgcgggcgcgggcgccagGAGCCGGAGGAGGTCCGAAGCctgcgcgcggcggccgggcaACGCCTCGAGGAGCGCGTTGATGGCGCTCCGCtcatcctccccctcctcctccttcgaGGCGGCAGGAATGAGCTGGCGCCTGGGCGTGGATTTGGGCCTGGATTTGGACGGGGAGGCGGGATCGGACGCGGAGCCAGCGGAGGAGCGGGTGGTGCGGCGCGGGGTGACGGGCTGCGACATCGCGGAGGGGGACGGCGGCGGTCGGCGCGGATGTCGCCGGAACCCTAGGCGGGGACCGGTGTGAGTTGGAGGGGATCAGGGGGAGCGGCGAGCGGCAAGCAGgagtttgggggggggggggggcgtgggGGTGGGGAATTTTTGGGCGCGCGCCGCGGCGTGGGCGGGCGGGGGAAGTTGCGGACGGGTGGGCCATCGTCGCGTCGCGTGGCCTTTGTAAAGGCATGTCCGATTTAGAACAATACTGGGTCCAAATCTGAGTGAGAGCCCAGAAAACGCAGTGTGGTTGGCGAAAAAATGGCCCAAATTAGAACTGCATGGTCCGGAGAAATGGATGGTAaggcctttcttttttttctcttcggCGAGGAGGGTGGTCTGGCCTTTCGATCGATTATACGAAGCCCAAAGCTTAAATAATGGAGCTCCCCAGCTCTTAGGTCAGTTCctccaaaaaaagaaaagaaaagtagTTTGGCAGTTTCTGGCTTCAGCGATAAGTCACTGTTCCAAAAAAAAGTCGGGCGTATTGGTTGAAGCTACCGTAGACCTATGAAAAGCGCCGGTCCTTGCTACTTGATCCTGATCTTATCGCTGTGTCATATCTCCAATGTACTCCCCCCTAATAATGAAAAATGACTTTAGAATCGAACCACGGCTAAACATATACTTTGGGCATCGACATGATAATCGAAATCCATTTTTCAGTACTATTTTTTGTCATCAAGCATACTATTGAAAAAAAATATTCTACTCATAGCCCATGGCAGTTGGTGCTTTCACTGCTACTAGCAGACAATGAATACCGGCCATCCACAGCTGGTCACGTCCCACTTGGATAATGTACGTTCCAGCCGACCGAGTCTACGTATAATTGTTCTGTAAAACCCTTTGAATCAATCCTCCATTCCTCCTAATCAATTCTCTCCATGCCCCCACAATAAAACCCGGCAAATCCGAGATGACCCACCCATGcggcaaaaagaaaaaagaaaaaaaacatgtCCGTCGCTTGACCCGTCACCACGCAACCGTAAAAGGCACGCGCTCAAAGCTGCCGTGCACGGTTCCAAACGGTTGAGAAAGAAGAAGATCACTCCCCAGTCCCCAGCACGGGCGTCGTCTTCGTCTCGCGTCCGATGTGCCTTCCCCTGAAAGGATTTGCTACCGTTACTAACAACTCCTCTTGTTCTCGGGGCGGATTTGGACagccgatcgatcgatcgatcgcgtGCATAAATCATATGCGCGCCGGCCGGAGGAGGGCGAGTCACGGCGAGCTGACAGGGACTTGCCTTGGCATCATGCTGCGCCGTCTTTCCACATCAACATGATTACAAAGGCGACAGGGCGACAAAGTGCCCAAAGCAGCAGCAACagtttccctctcttttttcttttttcttaaaaaaaaacaGAATAGAACGTACTAGTACATGCTATTTGGCCGATGACGATGAAAACACTGTACTATGGCGCTACAGTTTTTttaaaaggaaggaatgacaaTTATTTTGGCTTCTGGTTGTGACCTGTGAGAGGTACTGCAGGCCAGAAGACAGAAGCGGCAACATGCTCCTGTTCCTCGTCAAAACCGACGAACTATTTACCGCGAAAAGGAACGGTGGATAGCGTCAGTGGCGGTTGATATCAGCCGCAGAATATGCTCCACTACACCTCTGATTTTCAAAAGAAGGATGGTAAAAAAGAGGAGACGGGCCGTTCGCCCATTCCCCTCACGCCTAGCCACCAATTGGCATGTGATCATCTCCATTTAGCACTCCCCAAGGTTCCACGAGCGGTAATTACCGTCAAAATTCTCTCGCTCAGGAAACAAAAGCAATATGAAAATTGCTGCCAAAGTCAGGACGAGTgaacgacgaggaggaggagggcgactTGCTAGCATTCTACTCGCCTTTGCTTGAAAAGGCTTTTTTTGTGGCGGGAAAAGCCTGGACTAAGCAGATTCATGGAAGCACTAGGCTCTGAACGGGTCGCTACGTGCAGAGTTCACTTCTACCACGTCCGTTCCCGATCGGACGGCTATCGGAGAAGCACGCGGATGGATGCTCTTTCCGTTACGGATCAGGGGCCAACCGTGTCTGAAAAGAAGCAGCCATGAAGATTGACGAGGCGACGCGGACACGTCGAGGCTTTGCCGCTGAGTTCGTTCTATTCTACGAAAAAGTAAATCAGAAAAGGGAGAGAAAACAAAAGGTTAAATTCCATACGCATATCAGGACAGCGAAGACGTTTGTCCGAGGTCTGAAGCGTTCGCATCCGACGACCGCGTGCAGCTGCCGCGGCACGCGGTCAAGTCTCGACCTCGAACAGCCGCGATGCCGATGCCCACCGGCAACACGTGCCACGGCGTTCCGCGGCCGCGGATGCGCACGTCTCCGTCTGAAAAGCCTCTCGAGCTCCCTCCCTCGCATCGGAGCAGCATCTGCACTGACCCCCCATTACTGACACCACCACCACTACTGCTCCAGGTCGTCTTCTTCCCCGGATCGAGTCCACTATAAATACCTCCATCCTCCCGGTTCGCCAATTCGTTGGTCGGGCCATCAGCATTTCAGCAGCTGCCGTGCCGCATTGGAGCTAAGCTTCTCCTGCTCACTTCTCTGCCAGGTTAGTAAAGAAATTCACAAGCTGCTCTGCCATGTTTGCTTCTGCTGTAGCTTGGAAGTTTCAGCTTCAGAGATCGCGACGTCCGTTCGCTTGCTGCTAGTGGTGGATCAGATGTACCAGACAGCTACTTCCATCTCCCATTCTTTTTCCTGGAGCCGGACTTGACAATTCGTGGGTTGAGTAGTGTGTGGCGTGGCCCTACATGGCGAGCACGCCACCAGCAGACAGACAGCCCGGGCAGGAAAACGAAAGGGGGAGCGTCGGAAGATCATGATGCGCCCTCGCTCccatttgaaaaaaaaaaaggcCTCGGCTTGACCGGTTGCGTCGCGCTGCGCTGCATCATTCTTTAGCGTTTGTTTCTTGGTTGGGAGGCCCTTTTCAGCAGCTGGCCTGCAAATCATTTGCtgaaatggaaaaaaaaatccCCTCTTCGGTTGCATTGGCATGCAGCTGTCCACCTTCAGAAAAAAGGCACCTTTTTAAaactttttttataaaaaaatggAACTATAATAGTAGCATCATGCTGGTAACCTTATTGCAGCACCAATTATAGGCGATATTTTGCTCAGGCGTCCCCGTCATCAGTCCCAGTCTCGGAGCTTTGGAGATGCCACACGGCGAATCCAAGGATTTCGTTTCATTTATTCCCCCTCCTCTGGAACATATAATCTGCCGAGATTTGCAAGCCATGCAGAGCCATCAATCAGCCGCATATTTTTCTCCCGGAATCAGTTTCTTGCTTCAGTCCATGTCCATCCATCAGGTTCAGGCTCCCTCCATGACCAAGTTTTCAAGTTTCTGCACGCACACCTACTGTCTGACCCTTCCAAACCTGGGCAGACGAAACGAAACCTTGAGCATGGAGCAGAGTAGAGCAGTTGCTGAGTCCCGAGTCACCTAACCGGAACACGCAGGAAACCTACCAGAAAAATGCAAGGCAAGGCCGCAACTAGACTATCAGAACCTTCTCCCATCCATGGCCGGAATTGTTTAGCCGAGTCCGTCTCCGCTGCTGCGGCTGGGGCAGGGCAGGGCAGGGCAGGGCGGCTAGGGTTCTTCCACCCCTTCTTCAAACACGCGTGACAGCGACCCGTACCATCTCCCCCTCGGGCCCGGCCGTTTCTTTCTTTatcccccctccctctctgatTTATACGCCGTGCCTTTGCTGAGCAGAAAAGCAGAGGGATCAACACGCTTCCGGCAGGGGACACCCACGGGTCCTTCCGCTGCCGTTTATATTTATCTAGCCGCATGCACATCACGTTCTCCCGGGCGATGCGTTGCATTTGCCATTGCGGGTCGCGAGTAGAGAGGGAGGCGGCTGAGGATTGGTTTCAGGTTGCTTTTGGGTGCCCGATCTCCTGGCCGCTTCAGAATCGCCGCCCGTGACCCCCCTTGATAAAGAGGGAGCTTTCTTCTAGCAGTATCCGCCGAGAGAAGTAGAGATAGAGGTTAGGGATTGAGAGAGATAGAAGGTCCATCAGTTGGTACTGCTGGATCAATTGATAAGGGTAATTAATGCCTTCTGATTTAGTATTTGCTCTCTGATCAGTTCTTGGAAGCTGCTAACTCTGCGAGGTGCGACTTGCTTGCCTTTCTTGTTGGGTCGATCCAGGCGGTCAGCCAAAGCTAGGCGGGCATGGGTTCTTGCGTGTCGTCgacgaggcagcggcggcggtcgAGGAAGCTGTCGGTGGCGGCGAGGAAGTTCCGGCGGAAGGTCTCCGCTGCGATCGCCGATGCGCCGATCAtccgcggcgccggcgacgcgGCCGGCTGCTTCACCCGGCACGGGGTCGTCCACGTCGAGGCGCCGGACTCCAACGTCACGCTGCACCTCACCAAGCTGCAGTGGCAGCACAGCCAGATGGATGCAGGGAGCGGTAAGAGTCTAGGAACTGCCTCCCCCCTTCCCTTCAACCCTTCTGTTTCATCCGCTTGTTCTACAATCAATCCCATCAGATTGCTCACAACTTCGAAAAATTCTGCGCAGTGGTTTGTGAGGAAGCATGGTACGATTCTGTCAGCATCCTGGAATCAACGGACTCCGACGACGATCTCGACAACGATTTCGCCAGCGTCAGCGGAGGTAATGGAGTGATCAGGACTTCAGAAATCACTCTGCACATATATTTTTTGTTCAGAGTTGAAAACTGGAAATGCGCAGTGTGGTTTCAGCCTTTTCAGTACTTACGTTTTCTCTTGCAATCCAGATCCTCTCCCTGATGTCACCGGCGGCGCAAACGCCCAGCAGGCGCCGTCCCCGTGCAAGGACGCGGCGTGCTTGCTGGGCACCGTGCAGCTCCTCAGGAGCATCGCAAATGCAGAAGCATGCGAGGGCGAACCCCCGGAGAAGAGAGATGACTCGAGTGCTGCTACCACCGCAACTAATGGCACCAGCAGCTGCAAAGCCGAGGAGTGTTGCAGCAGCGCAGCGAGAGAATTTCAGGGCGCCGTGCCATGCTCGCACAGGCCTTTTCCGGCATCGATTCCGAGCAACAAGGTCCAGCCGATGCCCATCGTCGGTGTCAGCCCGCACCAGCAGCAGAAGAAGAAAACAGCCATGGTCAGGCTCTCATTCAGGAGAAGGTCCTACGAGGGTGACGAGATGACTGAAATGTGTGAGTTGCTCGACATTAACACGTAGCTCCGCCATTGCAATGCCTTCTTGGTCCTGTCGTTCAATAGCCGAGCTATTACTTTTCTGACAGAATTTTGCAAATCCAGGTGGCTCTGCAAATTATCTGTACCGTCCGAGGGCGGGTTTCACGGTGCCCTGCTCGACAGGCGAGAAAATGTCAGAGGGCTGCTGGTCGGTTCTTGAGCCATCGACGTTCAGAGTCCGAGGGGAGAGTTTCTTCAAGTAAGCAGCAGTGGCAATGCTGTAAACACAGTTCTGACAATATCATACATTCATACATGTTTATGCCTGACTGAATCTGTGAAATTCCTGCAGAGACAAGAGGAAGTCCCCGGCTCCGGACTGCTCCCCGTACACCCCAATCGGAGCAGACATGTTTGCCTGCACAAGGAAGATTCACCACATTGCGCAGCACCTCTCGCTTCCGTCTCTGAAGACTCATGAGACCTTTCCTTCCCTCCTCATTGTCAACATTCAGGTAATTCAGTAGGAAACCAAGTGGTGTCAGACTACTTAATTACCACTTTCTAACTACTGCCTGTTAATTGGTTAGTTCTGACTTCTGAGGCTGACAAGTTTGCTTGTTTGGTGCAGTTGCCTACCTATCCTGCTAGTGTGTTCGGCGATAACGACGGTGACGGGATAAGCCTAGTTCTGTATTTCAAGCTATCTGACAGCTTCGACAAGGAGATCTCTCCTCAATTGCAGGACAGCATCGAGGTAGATTTACTTGCATTGACACGAAGCTACCTTTAGTTACCTTGGCAAAGTTTCTGACTGACTACTTGGTTATGCAGAGGCTTATGAATGAGGAAATGGAAAAGGTGAGGGGGTTCCCAGT from Panicum hallii strain FIL2 chromosome 9, PHallii_v3.1, whole genome shotgun sequence includes:
- the LOC112873462 gene encoding uncharacterized protein LOC112873462, whose product is MGSCVSSTRQRRRSRKLSVAARKFRRKVSAAIADAPIIRGAGDAAGCFTRHGVVHVEAPDSNVTLHLTKLQWQHSQMDAGSVVCEEAWYDSVSILESTDSDDDLDNDFASVSGDPLPDVTGGANAQQAPSPCKDAACLLGTVQLLRSIANAEACEGEPPEKRDDSSAATTATNGTSSCKAEECCSSAAREFQGAVPCSHRPFPASIPSNKVQPMPIVGVSPHQQQKKKTAMVRLSFRRRSYEGDEMTEMCGSANYLYRPRAGFTVPCSTGEKMSEGCWSVLEPSTFRVRGESFFKDKRKSPAPDCSPYTPIGADMFACTRKIHHIAQHLSLPSLKTHETFPSLLIVNIQLPTYPASVFGDNDGDGISLVLYFKLSDSFDKEISPQLQDSIERLMNEEMEKVRGFPVDSTVPYTERLKILAGLANPEDLQLSTAERKLVQTYNQKPVLSRPQHKFYKGPNYFEIDLDVHRFSFISRKGLETFRERLKHGVLDLGLTIQAQKVEELPEHVLCCMRLNKIDFADNGQIPTLITAADE